One Candidatus Nitrotoga arctica genomic window, CCGCACTATCAATTCATATAGTTCCAACACGTAACTGTACATACGGTAATGCTTGTTCCATGGTGCTTCTGTCGCATCGAGATAGAAACCTGCGCCGACCCCAAAATCCCAGCTATCTGCTTCTCCTGGAAGATTAGCGCCGCGCGGGCTGGTATCGGGCGTAATCAGCATCAGTCCTTGCTGCGCAGCACTACGCTGTGCACCCGCCTTGATCATGAAAGTTTCTTCCGTACAGGTCAGACCAGCCAGGCAGAACAGGGCGGGAACCTTGCCTTCTCGAGCCTGCGGCGGCAGGAATACCGAAAACCGCATCGGCAAGCCGATTGCTTCGGAATGATGACTATAGAACCGCTGGGCCCCTCCAAAACATGCGTGTTCGCTGATCAGCTCAAGCATGGTGCAGCCCCTTCAATACAGCACGACGGAACGGATCGACTCGCCGCTCTTCATCAAATCAAAACCCTCATTGATGCGCTCCAGCGGCAATGTATGGGTAATCAAATCATCGATATTCAATTTACCGTCCATGTACCAGTCAACAATTTTCGGCACATCAGTACGGCCACGCGCCCCGCCGAAAGCGGATCCTTTCCATTCACGACCGGTGACCAGTTGAAATGGGCGAGTGCTGATTTCTTGCCCGGCAGCAGCAACGCCAATGATGAACGATTGGCCCCACCCTTTATGGCAACACTCAAGTGCCTGCCGCATAGTGGTAATGTTGCCAATACATTCGAAAGAGTAATCAGCCCCACCATCGGTCAACTGAATTATGTGATTGACAATATCTCCAACTTCTTTCGGGTTCACAAAATCGGTCATTCCGAACTTGCGTGCTATCTCGATTCGCCCGGGATTGATGTCAACTCCGATAATTTTATTGGCACCCACCATCTTTGAACCTTGAATTACGTTCAGACCAATGCCGCCCAGTCCAAACACGACCACATTCGCGCCAGCTTCCACTTTGGCTGAAAAAACCACGGCACCGACACCGGTTGTCACACCACAGCCGATGTAACACGCCTTATCGAAGGGCGCATCCTCACGGATTTTAGCTAATGCGATTTCAGGAACGACGATGTAGTTGGAGAAAGTCGAGGTTCCCATGTAGTGATAGATGAGCTTGCCGTCAATTGAGAAACGTGATGTGGAATCCGGCATCAAGCCGCGACCCTGAGTCGAGCGGATGGCCTGACAAAGATTGGTCTTGCGCGACAGGCAGTACTTGCATTGACGGCATTCCGGGGTATATAGAGGAATGACATGGTCGTATTTTTTAAGAGAGGAAACACCCGGACCGACATCGACTACGATACCCGCGCCTTCGTGACCTAGAATCGACGGAAAAATACCTTCCGGATCAGAACCCGACAGGGTGTAATAGTCGGTATGACAGATTCCGGTGGCTTTAATCTCGACCAGTACTTCACCCTCTTTTGGCCCTGCAAGATCAACTTCTTCAATCGTAAGCGGCGCACTGGCCTTCCATGCGACTGCAGCTTTTGTTTTCATCAGTGAACTCCATAATAATTCATGAAAAAATAGCTCAATACAGAAGTATTGTAAACCAAGCATTACTAACATAAGGTCAGTTTTTATGCTTGCAAGGTTTGGATCACTAAGTTCTCCAATACACGTTAACCGAGCTACTTGCTGCCTATAATGTAGCTTGATTTCTGCTACCATTAGTCATGGGTTGTGTCACAAAATAATTTCACTTTTTGACCTCAATTACAACGCTCATTACGTAGCGCAGAACAAGTATCAACTTAATTTATTTAAAGGAAGCATCATGCCTAGCAACATCCATAGTAAAGCCATCACACAAGGTGTGCAGCGTTCGCCTAATCGTGCCATGTTGCGCGCCGTAGGGTTTGGCGATGATGATTTCAACAAGCCAATTGTAGGCATTGCCAATGCGTATAGCACTATTACACCCTGCAATGCGGGGTTGGGAACTTTAGCAACCCGGGCTGAGCAAGCGGCCCACGCCGCTGGTGCGATGCCACAGATATTTGGAACTATTACGATTTCTGACGGCATCTCAATGGGTACCGAAGGCATGAAATGCTCGCTGGTGAGCCGCGAGGTGATTGCTGACTCAATCGAGACGGTCTGTCGTGCTCAAAGTATGGACGGCATACTCGCCGTCGGTGGCTGCGATAAAAATATGCCGGGCGCCATGATTGCATTCGCACGTTTGAACATTCCTGCTATTTTCGTTTATGGTGGCACCATCAAACCCGGTCACCTCAACGGACGGGATTTGACCATTGTCAGCAGTTTCGAAGCAGTGGGGCAATTTATCGCGCATCGAATCGATGCAGCAGAGCTTCTGGCCGTAGAGCGCAAAGCCTGTCCCGGAATTGGTTCCTGTGGTGGAATGTTTACAGCGAACACCATGTCATCCACATTCGAAGTCATGGGCATAAGTCTGCCGTATTCGTCCACCATGGCGGCAGAAGACGCGGAAAAATCCGACAGCGCGGCACGGTCAGCCGAAGTGCTGGTGCAAGCCATCCAGAAGCAAATATTACCGTCTCAAATTTTAACCAAAAAAGCTTTCGAAAACGCAATTTCCGTGGTTATGGCGGTAGGTGGCACAACTAATGCGGTCTTGCATTTGCTGGCAATCGCGCATGCGATGGATGTTGACTTAAGCATTGATGATTTTGAAACAATCCGAAAACGCGTTCCAGTGTTTGCCGATATGAAGCCATCCGGCCGTTACGTGGTAACCGATCTTCACCAAGCCGGCGGCATTCCGCAGATAATGAAGATGCTCTTGGTACACGGCTTGCTGCACGGCGACTGCTTGACTATCACCGGCGAAACTATCGCGGAGGTACTTAAGGATGTACCTGCAGAACCACGTTCAGATCAAGACGTGATCCGCGCTTGGAATAATCCAATTTATCCGCAAGGACATTTAGCGATTCTTAAAGGCAATCTGGCGACGGAAGGTTCAGTGGCCAAAATAAGTGGCATTAAAAATCCGAAAATAACCGGCCCCGCGCGCGTGTTCGATTCAGAAGAAGCTTGCATGGAAGCAATTCTTGCAGAAAAAATCAATCCCGGGGAAGTGCTCGTAATCCGCTACGAAGGTCCTAAAGGGGGGCCGGGGATGCGTGAAATGTTATCACCCACTGCCGCCTTGGTGGGCGCCGGGATGGGCGAAAGTGTCGCGCTTATTACCGACGGTCGCTTTTCAGGTGGCACTTACGGCTTTGTAGTTGGACACGTTGCACCCGAAGCGGCAATGGGCGGTACCATAGCACTGGTCGAAGAA contains:
- the ilvD gene encoding dihydroxy-acid dehydratase, encoding MPSNIHSKAITQGVQRSPNRAMLRAVGFGDDDFNKPIVGIANAYSTITPCNAGLGTLATRAEQAAHAAGAMPQIFGTITISDGISMGTEGMKCSLVSREVIADSIETVCRAQSMDGILAVGGCDKNMPGAMIAFARLNIPAIFVYGGTIKPGHLNGRDLTIVSSFEAVGQFIAHRIDAAELLAVERKACPGIGSCGGMFTANTMSSTFEVMGISLPYSSTMAAEDAEKSDSAARSAEVLVQAIQKQILPSQILTKKAFENAISVVMAVGGTTNAVLHLLAIAHAMDVDLSIDDFETIRKRVPVFADMKPSGRYVVTDLHQAGGIPQIMKMLLVHGLLHGDCLTITGETIAEVLKDVPAEPRSDQDVIRAWNNPIYPQGHLAILKGNLATEGSVAKISGIKNPKITGPARVFDSEEACMEAILAEKINPGEVLVIRYEGPKGGPGMREMLSPTAALVGAGMGESVALITDGRFSGGTYGFVVGHVAPEAAMGGTIALVEEGDSITIDAEARLIQLNVSDQELARRRALWQPPAPHYKRGVLAKYARLVSSASLGAVTDA
- a CDS encoding S-(hydroxymethyl)glutathione dehydrogenase/class III alcohol dehydrogenase, coding for MKTKAAVAWKASAPLTIEEVDLAGPKEGEVLVEIKATGICHTDYYTLSGSDPEGIFPSILGHEGAGIVVDVGPGVSSLKKYDHVIPLYTPECRQCKYCLSRKTNLCQAIRSTQGRGLMPDSTSRFSIDGKLIYHYMGTSTFSNYIVVPEIALAKIREDAPFDKACYIGCGVTTGVGAVVFSAKVEAGANVVVFGLGGIGLNVIQGSKMVGANKIIGVDINPGRIEIARKFGMTDFVNPKEVGDIVNHIIQLTDGGADYSFECIGNITTMRQALECCHKGWGQSFIIGVAAAGQEISTRPFQLVTGREWKGSAFGGARGRTDVPKIVDWYMDGKLNIDDLITHTLPLERINEGFDLMKSGESIRSVVLY